A genomic window from Rosettibacter firmus includes:
- a CDS encoding cohesin domain-containing protein gives MRRIKISVVKFLGLLVTMLMLGTSTFAQVSVTLPSVSGASGVEKLGAITVGDLTGKNVLSFQFTLSYNKNVVKIAEVEQAGTLVEGKGILTVNADTANGTLSVAWASGSYLSGQGTLLKLKVKFVSSGTTTLSDGGTFKFNNGNPVANVTAGSLQTAAVLIQGGSVSATAGDNIEIPVLTTEITAAQKVLSYEFTASFDKNVIEINNYDLESTLSAGGLAAINVDNNAGTVSFSLASGSYITGSGTLLKLKGKAKAAGSTELVFNSFRFNTGTPGATADPALIVVAEANVAPTLTLNPNQTSFAVNENETLTITLVGADANTGDVLTYSVTSLPQGATLVNNVFTWKPTYDQAGAYSVTFKVTDKGGLSASKTVAIVVNNVNRAPVFTAEIPNNQVIPVHNVPVPFEFIYKASDPDGDPLTFRLVIGPGTISTTGEYLWAPLPAQAGKEFDIVVEVSDGSLIATSTRRVKVSDVVVGVEEEVGMPKEYSLMQNYPNPFNPSTTIKFALPKDSHVKLSVYNILGQEVATLVNGFMNAGYHTIKFDASGLNTGMYIYKIQADNFVSMKKMMYVK, from the coding sequence ATGAGAAGAATAAAAATAAGCGTTGTAAAGTTTCTCGGTCTTCTTGTAACAATGCTTATGTTAGGAACGAGTACGTTTGCACAGGTTAGTGTAACATTACCAAGCGTAAGTGGTGCATCAGGAGTTGAAAAGTTAGGCGCAATTACTGTAGGTGATTTAACCGGCAAGAATGTATTATCATTTCAATTTACTCTATCATATAATAAAAATGTTGTAAAAATAGCCGAGGTAGAACAAGCCGGTACACTGGTAGAAGGTAAAGGAATACTTACAGTAAATGCTGATACAGCAAACGGTACTCTTTCCGTAGCATGGGCAAGTGGATCCTATCTTAGCGGACAGGGGACTTTACTTAAATTAAAAGTTAAATTTGTTAGCTCGGGAACTACTACATTAAGTGATGGTGGTACTTTTAAATTCAATAATGGTAATCCCGTAGCTAATGTAACAGCTGGTTCACTACAAACAGCCGCTGTTCTAATTCAGGGTGGCTCTGTTAGTGCAACTGCTGGTGATAATATTGAAATTCCAGTTTTAACAACAGAAATTACTGCAGCTCAAAAAGTATTATCATATGAATTTACAGCATCATTTGATAAAAATGTAATTGAAATTAATAACTACGACTTAGAATCAACATTAAGTGCTGGTGGACTTGCTGCTATTAATGTTGATAATAATGCTGGAACAGTTAGCTTTTCACTTGCAAGTGGTTCATATATTACAGGTAGTGGAACTCTCTTGAAATTAAAAGGGAAAGCAAAAGCAGCTGGAAGTACTGAATTAGTATTTAATTCTTTTAGATTCAATACAGGAACACCAGGTGCAACAGCTGATCCAGCTTTAATAGTTGTAGCAGAAGCTAATGTTGCTCCAACGTTAACATTAAATCCAAATCAAACTTCATTTGCAGTTAATGAAAATGAAACATTAACTATTACACTTGTTGGTGCTGATGCAAATACTGGTGATGTGTTAACATATTCAGTAACAAGTCTACCACAAGGTGCAACATTAGTAAATAATGTATTTACCTGGAAACCAACATATGATCAGGCTGGTGCTTATTCTGTTACTTTTAAAGTAACTGATAAGGGGGGATTATCTGCTTCAAAGACAGTAGCAATTGTTGTGAATAATGTAAACAGAGCACCTGTTTTTACTGCAGAAATTCCAAATAATCAGGTAATTCCTGTACATAACGTTCCTGTTCCATTTGAATTTATTTATAAAGCAAGTGATCCAGATGGTGATCCTTTGACATTTAGATTAGTAATTGGTCCAGGTACAATTTCAACTACAGGTGAATATTTATGGGCTCCACTTCCAGCACAAGCTGGCAAAGAGTTCGATATAGTTGTAGAGGTTTCTGATGGTTCTTTAATAGCTACTTCTACGAGAAGAGTTAAAGTAAGTGATGTTGTAGTTGGTGTTGAAGAGGAAGTTGGAATGCCTAAAGAATATTCACTTATGCAGAATTATCCAAATCCATTTAATCCATCAACAACAATTAAATTTGCTCTTCCAAAAGATTCACATGTTAAACTTTCTGTTTACAATATTCTTGGTCAGGAAGTAGCAACTCTTGTTAATGGATTTATGAATGCAGGATACCATACAATTAAATTCGATGCTTCTGGATTAAATACAGGTATGTACATTTATAAAATTCAGGCAGATAATTTTGTATCGATGAAAAAGATGATGTATGTGAAGTAA
- a CDS encoding cohesin domain-containing protein — protein MKNILQLIILFIVIVFSSFVNAEYLMERQEESQVLVQWKCIVPDSQKVSYEDQFVTGINETGTSIFRVRSYTGANGPLGPTQRWWPNDGSAAISWGNETEQNNNRYVQFGVTPKSGRILHADNITLYLGGGATSFMKVNIYYDTRASFSYPVKLNSEPVALLNNVLTQFTFNINKNVYPGDTLYVRVYPWYESSPSTSKYLLVQDVKINGYTSEITASNAPVNFKLPVISGTLNSEKTADIVVDDVSGKNITAFQFVLSYDNNIIEITEATTEGTILEGKGIFSANPDVAAGKVTVAWAGYPALVGEGSLIKLKIKFKNYGITNLDLANTLKFNLGIPGANVSGGVIKTTEVLVQGGSVSAIEGDNIVIPILTTEITADKKVLSYDFTATFDKNVIEINNYDLTSTLSEGGLAAINVDNNAGTISFSLAKGSYIEGSGVLLKLTGKAKATGSTEVVFTSFKFNTGTPISTAEPAQVFVGEANVAPSIAVSPAGPYVVNENETITINVTGSDPNTGDVLTYSATNLPQGATFSNNVFTWKPSFTQAGSYTVTFKVTDKGGLSASIDVNITVNNVNRAPSFTAEIPDGQVVPVHNVPVPYEFIYKAEDPDGDPLTFKIVSGPGEISTDGYYTWAPTPSQAGMTFILIVEVSDGTLKATSRRTIKVSGTVTGVEESEVIPSDYVLLQNYPNPFNPSTTIKFGLPKDSNVRLTIYNILGQEIMTLVNGFMSAGYHIVKFDASELNTGMYIYKIQADDFVSMKKMLYVK, from the coding sequence ATGAAAAATATATTACAACTAATCATATTATTTATAGTAATAGTTTTTTCAAGTTTTGTAAATGCAGAATATTTAATGGAAAGACAAGAAGAGTCTCAGGTACTTGTTCAATGGAAATGTATTGTACCAGATAGCCAGAAAGTTTCTTATGAAGATCAATTTGTAACAGGTATTAATGAAACAGGAACATCAATTTTTAGAGTAAGAAGTTATACAGGTGCAAATGGTCCACTTGGACCAACACAACGCTGGTGGCCCAATGATGGATCAGCAGCAATTTCATGGGGAAATGAAACTGAACAGAATAATAATCGATATGTTCAATTTGGTGTTACTCCAAAGAGCGGAAGAATTTTACATGCAGATAATATCACTCTATATTTAGGTGGTGGTGCAACAAGTTTTATGAAAGTAAATATTTATTATGATACTCGTGCATCTTTTAGTTACCCTGTAAAATTAAATTCAGAACCTGTTGCTCTTCTAAATAATGTTCTAACACAATTTACTTTTAATATTAATAAGAATGTTTATCCTGGAGATACATTATATGTTAGAGTTTATCCATGGTATGAATCATCACCATCAACATCAAAATATCTATTAGTTCAGGATGTAAAAATTAATGGATATACTTCAGAAATAACTGCATCGAATGCACCAGTAAACTTTAAATTACCAGTCATATCAGGCACATTAAATTCTGAAAAGACAGCAGATATTGTAGTTGATGATGTCAGTGGTAAAAATATTACTGCATTTCAATTTGTTTTAAGTTATGATAATAATATCATAGAAATTACAGAAGCTACAACTGAAGGTACAATACTGGAAGGTAAAGGAATATTTTCTGCAAATCCAGATGTAGCAGCTGGTAAGGTTACAGTAGCATGGGCGGGATATCCTGCTCTTGTTGGCGAAGGCTCATTAATAAAACTGAAAATAAAATTTAAGAATTATGGAATTACAAATCTTGACTTAGCAAACACTCTTAAATTTAATCTTGGTATCCCTGGAGCAAATGTATCAGGTGGTGTGATTAAAACTACAGAAGTATTGGTTCAGGGTGGTTCTGTTTCTGCAATTGAAGGGGATAACATTGTAATTCCAATTCTAACAACAGAAATTACTGCAGATAAAAAAGTTTTATCGTATGATTTTACTGCAACATTTGATAAAAATGTTATTGAAATTAATAATTATGATTTAACTTCGACACTGAGTGAAGGTGGATTAGCAGCAATTAATGTTGATAATAATGCAGGTACAATTAGTTTTTCATTAGCAAAAGGTTCTTATATTGAAGGAAGCGGTGTATTATTAAAATTAACTGGTAAAGCAAAAGCAACCGGTTCTACAGAAGTTGTTTTTACATCATTTAAGTTTAATACCGGTACACCAATATCAACTGCTGAACCAGCACAAGTATTTGTAGGCGAAGCAAATGTAGCTCCATCAATAGCAGTATCACCAGCAGGTCCTTATGTTGTAAATGAAAATGAAACTATTACAATTAATGTAACTGGTTCAGATCCAAATACTGGAGATGTATTAACTTATTCTGCTACTAATCTTCCACAAGGTGCAACTTTCTCAAATAATGTATTTACATGGAAACCAAGCTTTACTCAGGCTGGAAGCTATACTGTAACATTTAAAGTAACTGATAAAGGTGGTTTATCTGCATCAATCGATGTTAACATCACTGTAAATAATGTTAATAGAGCACCTTCATTTACAGCTGAAATTCCAGATGGACAGGTTGTTCCAGTACATAATGTTCCTGTACCGTATGAATTTATATATAAAGCAGAGGATCCGGATGGTGATCCTTTAACATTTAAAATAGTAAGTGGTCCAGGCGAAATTTCAACAGATGGTTATTATACATGGGCACCTACACCATCTCAAGCAGGAATGACATTTATTCTTATTGTAGAAGTATCAGATGGTACATTAAAAGCTACTTCAAGAAGAACCATTAAAGTAAGTGGTACTGTAACAGGTGTAGAAGAAAGTGAAGTTATACCTTCTGATTATGTTCTTTTACAGAATTATCCAAATCCATTTAATCCATCAACAACAATTAAATTTGGATTACCGAAAGATTCTAATGTTAGACTTACAATTTACAATATACTTGGACAGGAAATTATGACATTGGTTAATGGTTTCATGAGTGCAGGATATCATATTGTTAAATTTGATGCATCAGAATTAAATACTGGAATGTACATCTATAAAATTCAAGCAGATGATTTTGTATCGATGAAGAAGATGCTCTATGTAAAATAA
- a CDS encoding PAS domain S-box protein, translated as MFKNIKFYERLYLGILYLIVIILLIILGIHFFLSEHSTISTLNIKSESFFVIIVLLLSIILIIVNYLIKSKEKEEELIEQKSLETIRSLNRLYKVLSDVNQAIVRIKERDKLINDICKIVVYDGNYDACWLSVYYNTNKFIIKNFKEKKENLIIRLTKEFNEEFENIERLIKGEKIICNDIQASLNDINKKSVAKELGLISYAVFPILVDNKFFGTVNLVSSQNNFFNTDEVKLLEELVMDLAYALKHFDDEEKRLEAEKQLKETSQMLRLILDTIPVRVFWKDVNLNYLGCNKPFALDSGLNSPKDLIGKSDYDMAWKEQADLYRMDDKFVIETRQPKLNYEEPQTTPDGRTIWLKTSKVPLIDSEGNIKGVLGTYEDITERKLLEESLRIRESQLRTTLYSIGDGVIAVDADGMITMMNSVAENLTGWKENEAIGLPLEEVFNIINEETRNKVENPVRRVLREGIVVGLANHTVLISKDGREFPIADSGAPIFDDNKNIIGVVLVFRDQTEERKIQKAIKESEEKFRELSESALVGVYLIQDNVFKYVNPSLAKTFGYEVDEIIEKLGPLDLTHPEDRKTVAENIRKRIENEVKEIRYEFKGFKKNGEAIFVEVHGVRIIYKDKPAVIGTLIDITERKKAEMALKQAEENFRHSFDNSPVGLRIVNEEGKTIYANKSLLDIYGYNSIDELLNTSVSNRYTKESYEEFKKRRELRKQGVETPHYEISIIRKDGEIRDLDVYRKEIIWNNQKQYLVIYIDITEKRKAEKALKESEERLNMAIQNANIGLWDQNFVTGKIIRNRQWAEMLGYRLEEIESDVNAFINLVHPDDLPLVKEKIREHEEGRMETFSVECRMLTKDKNWKWILNVGKIIERDINGKPLRALGVHIDIDERKQVEEALIRAKEKAEQADKIKTEFLAQVSHEIRTPINIIVSSANLIKDSVYDYVDQEYRQLFGSIDSASMRIIRTIDQILNMSELQAGAFQINPKLIDLKNDVLENLFNEYVRLAENKGLKLLKNYKVKDANIIADEYCVTQIFANLIDNAIKYTKEGFVEIVLSEGNNREKIVEVKDTGIGINEEFLPHLFEPFVQEEQGYSRPYEGNGLGLALVKKYCELNNASIIVESKKNVGSNFKVIFHCKGRV; from the coding sequence ATGTTTAAGAATATTAAATTTTATGAACGCTTATATCTGGGGATACTTTATTTAATTGTTATTATTTTATTAATTATTCTGGGTATTCACTTCTTTCTTTCAGAACATTCCACAATATCCACTCTGAATATTAAATCTGAATCATTTTTTGTTATTATTGTTTTATTACTATCGATAATATTAATAATTGTCAATTATTTAATTAAATCGAAAGAAAAGGAAGAAGAATTAATTGAACAAAAAAGTTTAGAGACAATAAGAAGCTTAAATAGATTATATAAAGTTTTGAGTGATGTTAATCAGGCAATAGTAAGAATTAAAGAGAGAGATAAACTTATAAATGATATCTGTAAAATTGTTGTTTATGATGGTAATTATGATGCTTGCTGGTTGAGTGTCTATTATAATACTAATAAATTTATCATAAAAAATTTCAAAGAGAAAAAAGAAAATTTAATAATAAGGCTTACAAAAGAATTCAATGAAGAATTTGAAAATATTGAGAGGCTTATAAAAGGGGAAAAGATAATTTGTAACGATATTCAGGCTTCATTAAATGATATTAATAAAAAGTCTGTGGCAAAGGAACTGGGCTTAATCTCGTACGCTGTTTTTCCTATTTTAGTTGATAATAAATTTTTTGGCACTGTTAACTTAGTTTCATCACAGAATAATTTTTTTAATACAGATGAGGTAAAGTTACTGGAAGAACTGGTAATGGATTTAGCTTATGCATTAAAGCATTTTGATGATGAAGAGAAAAGACTGGAAGCAGAAAAACAACTTAAAGAAACAAGTCAAATGCTAAGATTAATTTTAGATACTATTCCAGTAAGAGTATTCTGGAAAGATGTGAATCTTAATTATCTGGGATGTAATAAACCTTTTGCTCTTGATTCTGGATTGAATTCACCTAAAGATTTAATTGGGAAAAGTGATTACGATATGGCATGGAAAGAACAGGCTGATTTATATCGAATGGATGATAAATTTGTAATTGAAACAAGACAACCAAAATTGAATTACGAAGAACCTCAAACAACTCCTGATGGAAGAACAATATGGCTTAAAACAAGTAAAGTTCCATTAATTGATTCTGAAGGTAATATTAAAGGTGTGCTTGGAACATACGAAGATATTACGGAAAGGAAATTACTCGAAGAATCATTAAGAATAAGAGAATCTCAACTAAGGACTACACTTTATAGCATAGGTGATGGAGTAATAGCTGTTGATGCAGACGGAATGATTACAATGATGAATTCTGTTGCTGAGAATCTAACTGGATGGAAAGAAAATGAAGCGATAGGATTACCACTTGAAGAAGTTTTTAATATCATAAATGAAGAAACAAGAAATAAAGTTGAAAATCCTGTAAGAAGAGTTTTAAGAGAAGGCATAGTAGTTGGTCTGGCAAATCATACAGTTTTAATATCTAAGGATGGAAGAGAATTTCCAATTGCAGATTCTGGAGCTCCAATCTTTGATGATAACAAAAATATTATTGGAGTTGTTTTAGTTTTCAGAGATCAGACTGAAGAAAGAAAAATCCAGAAAGCAATCAAAGAAAGTGAAGAAAAATTCCGAGAACTTTCTGAATCTGCTCTCGTAGGAGTATATCTTATTCAGGATAATGTATTTAAATATGTCAATCCTTCTTTAGCAAAAACTTTTGGATATGAAGTTGATGAAATAATTGAAAAGTTAGGTCCATTAGATCTTACTCACCCTGAAGATAGAAAAACTGTTGCTGAAAATATTAGGAAAAGAATAGAAAATGAAGTTAAAGAAATTCGATATGAATTTAAGGGATTTAAGAAGAACGGCGAAGCTATATTTGTTGAAGTTCACGGTGTACGAATTATATATAAAGATAAACCAGCAGTTATTGGAACTTTAATAGATATTACTGAGCGAAAGAAAGCAGAAATGGCGTTAAAACAGGCAGAAGAAAATTTTAGACATTCATTTGATAACTCCCCTGTAGGTTTAAGAATTGTAAATGAAGAAGGAAAAACTATTTATGCAAATAAATCATTACTTGATATTTATGGTTATAATAGTATTGATGAGCTTTTGAATACTTCTGTTTCAAATCGTTATACAAAAGAAAGTTATGAAGAATTTAAGAAAAGAAGAGAATTAAGAAAACAGGGAGTTGAAACACCACATTATGAAATAAGTATTATACGTAAAGATGGCGAAATTAGAGATCTTGATGTATACAGAAAAGAAATTATCTGGAATAATCAAAAACAATACTTAGTAATTTACATTGATATAACAGAGAAAAGAAAAGCTGAAAAAGCTTTAAAGGAAAGCGAAGAAAGATTGAATATGGCAATTCAAAATGCAAATATTGGTTTATGGGATCAGAATTTTGTTACTGGAAAGATAATCCGAAATAGGCAATGGGCAGAGATGCTTGGTTATAGACTTGAAGAAATTGAATCTGATGTTAATGCTTTCATTAATTTAGTACACCCTGATGACCTGCCCCTTGTGAAAGAAAAGATAAGAGAACATGAGGAAGGGAGAATGGAAACATTTAGTGTTGAATGTAGAATGCTTACAAAAGATAAAAATTGGAAATGGATTTTAAATGTAGGTAAAATAATAGAGAGAGATATTAATGGTAAACCTTTAAGAGCATTAGGTGTTCATATTGACATTGATGAAAGAAAACAGGTTGAAGAAGCATTAATTAGGGCGAAAGAAAAAGCAGAACAGGCAGATAAAATTAAAACAGAATTTTTAGCTCAGGTATCACATGAAATAAGAACCCCAATAAATATAATAGTAAGCAGTGCAAATTTGATTAAAGATTCTGTATATGATTATGTTGATCAAGAATATAGACAACTGTTTGGTAGTATTGATTCAGCATCTATGAGAATTATTAGAACAATTGATCAGATCTTGAATATGTCCGAGCTTCAGGCTGGTGCATTTCAGATTAATCCAAAATTAATTGATTTAAAAAATGATGTACTTGAAAATTTATTTAATGAATATGTACGCCTGGCTGAGAATAAAGGATTAAAACTTTTAAAAAATTATAAAGTAAAAGATGCTAATATAATTGCTGACGAATATTGTGTAACACAAATATTTGCTAATTTAATAGATAATGCAATTAAATATACAAAAGAAGGATTTGTTGAGATAGTTCTTTCAGAAGGTAATAACAGGGAAAAAATTGTTGAGGTAAAGGATACCGGTATTGGAATTAATGAAGAGTTTTTGCCACATTTGTTTGAACCATTTGTACAGGAAGAACAGGGTTACAGCAGACCATATGAAGGGAATGGTCTTGGACTGGCACTAGTTAAAAAATATTGTGAGTTGAACAATGCTTCAATAATTGTTGAATCTAAAAAGAATGTTGGAAGTAATTTTAAAGTTATTTTTCATTGCAAAGGGAGAGTGTAG
- a CDS encoding Ig-like domain-containing protein: protein MKIKINFFILILAIWSKLTLAQVTITLPTAIGAPGSENLFPVIVSDLTNQNVTSFQFQINYNKNVALLTNISLTGTLLSGAGSVSTKIDTVNGYLRVVWASAYPLNGSGTLFNIRIKFKGSGTTNLEFGDIVYDNGNVNPKMFGPQGLQVSWINGTASVSTTNNPPVFTAVNDKSVNEGETLTFTVSATDPENDVLTYGIINKPSGADFNASTRTFTWTPNFNQQGSYAVTFTVSDGVNTVTLTVTITVVNVNRPPVLNLNTTSPVNISEGQNYSLQLTATDPDSGATLLFYATGLPAGAEVTAEGLFTWKPNYTQAGSYLITFTVTDEYNATDSKTLVINVADANQPPVFTKKIPKDTLVLVHNVPVAFTFQYQATDAEGDPLLFAQVEVPSNASITSSGLFTWIPTQDQANKTFRIIIAVMDNHNNITYDTTTVKTSPLVDVKEETGVPKKFEVYQNYPNPFNPTTTISFALPEESHVSLKIFNIYGEEIATLINRILPAGYHSVNFNANNLSGGVYLYQIETEKVTLIKKMILLK, encoded by the coding sequence ATGAAGATAAAAATCAATTTTTTCATATTAATTTTAGCTATCTGGTCAAAATTAACATTAGCACAAGTTACAATAACATTACCTACTGCAATAGGAGCACCAGGGAGCGAAAATTTGTTCCCTGTTATAGTATCAGATTTAACAAACCAAAATGTAACATCATTTCAATTTCAGATAAATTATAATAAAAATGTTGCATTACTAACAAACATTAGTTTAACTGGAACATTATTAAGTGGTGCAGGAAGTGTTAGTACAAAAATAGACACAGTCAATGGTTATTTAAGAGTAGTGTGGGCAAGTGCATATCCCTTAAACGGCTCAGGAACTTTATTTAATATCAGAATAAAATTTAAAGGTAGTGGTACAACTAACTTAGAGTTTGGCGATATTGTTTATGATAATGGTAATGTGAATCCTAAGATGTTTGGACCACAAGGTTTACAGGTAAGCTGGATAAATGGAACTGCTTCAGTAAGTACAACAAATAATCCACCAGTATTTACTGCAGTTAATGATAAATCAGTCAATGAAGGAGAAACACTTACATTTACAGTAAGTGCAACAGATCCAGAAAATGATGTTTTAACTTATGGTATTATTAATAAACCATCGGGAGCTGATTTTAATGCATCTACAAGAACATTTACCTGGACACCAAATTTTAATCAACAAGGGAGTTATGCTGTTACTTTTACAGTAAGTGATGGAGTTAATACAGTTACTTTGACAGTTACAATTACAGTAGTTAATGTTAATAGACCACCAGTATTAAATCTAAATACAACAAGCCCTGTAAATATAAGTGAAGGTCAAAATTATAGTTTGCAATTAACAGCAACAGATCCAGACTCAGGTGCAACACTTTTATTTTATGCTACAGGCCTTCCAGCAGGAGCAGAAGTAACAGCAGAAGGTTTATTTACATGGAAACCAAATTATACACAAGCAGGTAGTTATTTAATTACATTTACTGTAACTGATGAATATAATGCTACAGATTCTAAAACATTAGTAATAAATGTAGCAGATGCAAATCAACCCCCAGTATTTACAAAGAAAATTCCAAAAGACACACTTGTTTTAGTTCATAATGTACCAGTAGCTTTTACATTTCAATATCAAGCAACTGATGCTGAAGGAGATCCATTGTTATTTGCTCAGGTTGAAGTCCCTTCAAATGCAAGTATAACATCAAGTGGATTATTTACATGGATACCTACTCAGGACCAGGCAAATAAAACATTCAGAATAATTATTGCAGTAATGGATAATCATAATAATATTACTTATGATACTACTACTGTTAAAACAAGTCCACTTGTTGATGTAAAAGAAGAAACTGGAGTACCCAAGAAATTTGAAGTCTATCAAAATTATCCAAATCCATTCAACCCTACAACTACAATTAGTTTTGCATTGCCCGAAGAATCTCATGTTAGTTTGAAAATATTTAATATCTACGGTGAGGAGATTGCAACATTAATTAATCGAATCTTACCAGCCGGTTATCATTCGGTTAATTTTAATGCTAATAATTTATCCGGTGGTGTTTATCTATATCAAATAGAAACCGAAAAAGTTACATTAATCAAGAAAATGATACTTTTAAAGTAA